Genomic window (Syntrophaceae bacterium):
ATGACCGGCCATCCGGGCCAGGGCATGACCCTTGCCGCCCACGCGCTCGCGGTCCCGGGGCTCGACCCGGTCGAGGGGCAGGATGAAGCTCATGGGAGGGGTTTGACCTCGATGACGTTCTGGAATCTCGTGACCACGACCCAGCGTTCCACGTCCACGCGGAAGAGTGCGCACGACGGCGCGCGGACGAACTCCTCGAGAAAGGGGAATTTCGCGATGTAGACGGAAATCCCCTCCTCCCGATCCTTCCCGGTCAGCTCGAAAGCCCTGCCCAGGGCCGTGGCGGCCAGGGCCTCGTGAAAATCAGCCTCCCCGCCGCTTCGGTTGTCGACAAGCAATGCCACCCGGGCATCGGCCCTGAGGTTTTCATATTTGCGGGTCGCCCGGGTCGTGGCGAACAGCAGCCGCCCGGCGCCGAGTGCCGCGAAGGAGACGAGACTGCCGTACGGGGCGCCCCCTGCGCCTGCGGTGGAAAGCACGGCCAGTCGCTGGGACTGCAGCATCGCATCGAGCCTGCCGCGAAGGTTCTCCATCTCTTCCATGTCAGCGCCTCTCGAGGGCCTCGAGGATCCGCCCATAGAGCATCAGGAGATCCTCCCCCGGCCCGGGGGGTTTCCCGCCGGCCCAGATCGTGCGGGTTGCCTCTTCACCCACGCCGAGCGCCTCGGCGACAAGCCTCGCCTGGTGCCAGGTCGGCAGCCAGACGAGCCTTTCCCGCACGGCATCGACCGAGCCCAGCAGGCGGACGAAATGACCCAGGTTGAGGATGAAATAGACCCGGTCGGGAAACGGCGAATCCACCGGGAGCAACCCGTCCGGGTCCCATACGAAGCAGCCGACATGGGGTTCCCAGGCGAGTCCGGCCTGCTTCAGGCGCCGGGCCGCTTCCCGGTGGCGGCCGTCGAAGGGTATGGGGGCCAGATCGGTTTGCGGGTCAAAGGGGGTCGGTTTCATGCCGTATATTCTAGTGAAGGCCCCCGAAGTTTTCCATTCCGATCTGCGCTCTCGCCGTCATAGACGTCGGGGAAAGGCGCTCAAGCCGGTCGGGGGTCGAGCCGATATACTGGACGATACCGGGGCGACACCGGTTTTTTTGTGCAACGAATATCAGCCAAGTGTTTGATTCTGCGAGAGAATGAAATTTTTTCTTGATTTTTTCCTTCCCGTCGGGGTAAAAGGGCACCGTTTTTGCCGCCTTGGCGCATGCTTTCTTAAGGAAAAGCAAAGGAGGGGACAATGCGTTCCTTTAGAAAACATGGCGATCCTCTCGTCGAACCGTTCAGCCGCCGCTCCTTTCTGAAACTGGGTCTTCTCGGCTCCGCTCTTCTCTTTCTCCCGCAGAAGGTCTTGGCCAGCCTCGAGCCGGTGACCTCGCCTGAAATCATCGGCTCCCCGGGGTGGAAGGACGAGGCCGGTCTCATCATGGAGCCCAGCGGGGAAAGACGGCTCCACCTCTACAGCACCAACACGGGCGAGACGTTCAACGGGGTCTACTGGGCCGACGGGGACTACATCCCCGAGGCTCTCGAGGAGATCGACCACCTGATGCGAGACTACCGGGCCAACCTGGTCAAGGAAATCGACCCCAACCTGCTTGACCTTCTCTACAATCTCAATCAGAGGCTTGAACTCGAGAAGCCTTTCCATGTGATCTCCGGCTACCGCTCCCCGAAGACGAATGCGGCCCTGCGCAGGCGCAACCGCCGCGTGGCGCGGAACAGCCTGCACATGGCCGGGATGGCGGTGGACCTGCGGGTGCCCGACGTGCACGTCAAGCACCTCTGCAACGCGGCGCTCGAGATGCGCTGCGGAGGCGTCGGGTACTACGCCAGGCGGGGCTTCGTGCACCTCGATGTGGGGGATGTCCGCACCTGGCAGGACGGCAGGAGAAGAAAGAAGAAGGCAGCCGGGAAGGCCTGAGCAGGACACAGCGGTAGGGTCCGGGCAGCAAGGCAGGGAAAACGAAATCCCCCTCTCTCGATTGGGAGGGGGATTTCGTTTGCGGTGCAGTCGCCCTGCTAGGGGTTCACGGCCCTGGCCGGGGCTTTGCTTTTTGCTGCAGGGCCCTGTCGAGCCGCTCGTCCCGCCGGTAGATGTCCTCCAGGAAGTGGACCGTCCCGTCGCCGTTGCCCCATGCCGTGAAATACAGGATGTGAACGGGGATG
Coding sequences:
- a CDS encoding DUF882 domain-containing protein encodes the protein MRSFRKHGDPLVEPFSRRSFLKLGLLGSALLFLPQKVLASLEPVTSPEIIGSPGWKDEAGLIMEPSGERRLHLYSTNTGETFNGVYWADGDYIPEALEEIDHLMRDYRANLVKEIDPNLLDLLYNLNQRLELEKPFHVISGYRSPKTNAALRRRNRRVARNSLHMAGMAVDLRVPDVHVKHLCNAALEMRCGGVGYYARRGFVHLDVGDVRTWQDGRRRKKKAAGKA
- a CDS encoding pyridoxamine 5'-phosphate oxidase family protein, translating into MEEMENLRGRLDAMLQSQRLAVLSTAGAGGAPYGSLVSFAALGAGRLLFATTRATRKYENLRADARVALLVDNRSGGEADFHEALAATALGRAFELTGKDREEGISVYIAKFPFLEEFVRAPSCALFRVDVERWVVVTRFQNVIEVKPLP